Proteins found in one Vulgatibacter sp. genomic segment:
- a CDS encoding helix-turn-helix domain-containing protein, whose translation MTAKRHTTFRFTLLPTAAQEQLLLRHAGAARFAFNQALRLVKDALEAKRSGEEIRVPWTPFDQINSFNKWKCSKAAGVDENGKPGLPWRGEVLQQVFEEAAVDLGRALAHFSACRPNGSRAAGFPRFKKRSDTRQSFRIRNKTSGGRSSVEVGGDAGPRSIRLPKLGLLPIREDTLTSDN comes from the coding sequence GTGACGGCCAAGCGCCACACCACGTTTCGCTTCACGCTGCTGCCCACCGCTGCGCAGGAACAGCTGCTGCTGCGGCACGCCGGCGCCGCCCGCTTCGCCTTCAACCAGGCGCTCCGCCTCGTGAAGGATGCGCTCGAGGCGAAGCGGAGCGGAGAAGAAATCCGCGTTCCCTGGACGCCCTTCGATCAGATCAACTCCTTCAACAAGTGGAAGTGCTCCAAGGCGGCGGGCGTCGATGAGAATGGCAAGCCCGGTCTCCCGTGGCGCGGCGAGGTGCTCCAGCAGGTCTTCGAGGAGGCCGCCGTAGATCTTGGACGTGCGCTCGCGCATTTCTCCGCATGTCGCCCCAACGGCAGCAGGGCGGCCGGCTTTCCGAGGTTCAAGAAGCGCTCGGACACGCGGCAGTCGTTCCGCATCCGCAACAAGACGAGCGGCGGGAGATCCTCCGTCGAGGTCGGTGGTGACGCAGGTCCGCGCAGCATTCGGCTGCCGAAGCTAGGGTTGCTACCGATACGTGAGGACACGCTGACCAGCGACAATTAG
- a CDS encoding IS5 family transposase, which produces MTRHARGVGNRNVLTDEQWERVAPVVAGLRRRGPTGRSGRRFVEAIVWLLRTGSPWRDLPASFGTWSSVYQCFRRWALSGRWEALRRALAARGEADELLLIDSTIEKAHPRAAGARKKGADRAARHSVDRGAASRPKFMPWSRAEDASCASN; this is translated from the coding sequence GTGACTCGCCACGCTCGAGGTGTGGGCAACCGGAACGTACTGACGGACGAGCAGTGGGAGCGGGTGGCCCCCGTGGTGGCCGGCCTGCGGCGTCGCGGTCCGACAGGAAGAAGCGGCCGACGCTTCGTCGAAGCCATCGTCTGGTTGCTGCGCACCGGCTCTCCGTGGCGGGACCTGCCGGCCTCGTTCGGCACGTGGAGCAGCGTCTACCAGTGCTTTCGTCGGTGGGCGCTGTCTGGCCGTTGGGAGGCGCTGCGTCGAGCGCTTGCAGCTCGGGGTGAAGCCGACGAGTTGCTGCTGATCGACAGCACGATCGAGAAGGCGCATCCACGTGCGGCTGGAGCGCGAAAAAAGGGGGCGGACAGAGCAGCGAGGCACTCGGTCGATCGCGGGGCGGCTTCACGACCAAAGTTCATGCCGTGGTCTCGGGCGGAGGACGCCTCGTGCGCTTCGAACTGA
- a CDS encoding DUF2203 domain-containing protein encodes MELTSAPGVRIFSTSEANSLVPALQLSFAAIGQIRTELEGLLTGLAAGDPSRVVGILRGELAPEPAQEESVVRLQVLVLELGQAVEGLADMGVIVKDLDPGLVDIPTEMDGRLVMLCWQFGEPGVHWFHETEEGFEERHPLPDAAPVLH; translated from the coding sequence ATGGAGCTCACCTCCGCACCCGGCGTGCGAATCTTCTCGACGAGCGAGGCCAACTCCCTCGTCCCCGCGCTCCAGCTCTCGTTCGCGGCCATCGGCCAGATCCGCACCGAGCTCGAGGGGCTGCTCACCGGCCTGGCTGCGGGTGACCCGTCGCGGGTGGTCGGCATCCTCCGGGGCGAGCTGGCGCCGGAGCCCGCCCAGGAGGAGTCGGTGGTCCGCCTCCAGGTCCTCGTCCTGGAACTCGGGCAGGCGGTCGAGGGGCTGGCGGACATGGGGGTGATCGTCAAGGACCTCGATCCGGGTCTCGTCGACATCCCCACCGAGATGGACGGCAGGCTGGTGATGCTCTGCTGGCAATTCGGCGAGCCCGGCGTCCACTGGTTCCACGAAACCGAGGAGGGCTTCGAGGAGCGCCACCCGCTGCCCGACGCAGCGCCGGTGCTCCACTGA
- the queD gene encoding 6-carboxytetrahydropterin synthase QueD, producing MPKVEIRVEFLFSSAHRLPFYEGNCSRLHGHNYKLLATVEGPIDPRSGMVMDFEVLRRQVWEKALDRCDHHNLNDFMENPTAENIVVWIWEQLQPELPGLKELVLFETPEYSVTYRGEA from the coding sequence ATGCCCAAGGTCGAAATCCGCGTCGAATTCCTCTTCTCCAGCGCCCACCGGCTCCCCTTCTACGAGGGGAATTGCTCGCGCCTCCACGGCCACAACTACAAGCTGCTGGCCACGGTGGAGGGGCCGATCGATCCGCGGTCCGGCATGGTGATGGACTTCGAGGTGCTCCGCCGCCAGGTCTGGGAGAAGGCGCTGGATCGCTGCGACCACCACAACCTGAACGACTTCATGGAGAACCCCACCGCCGAGAACATCGTGGTGTGGATCTGGGAGCAGCTGCAGCCGGAGCTGCCGGGCCTCAAGGAGCTGGTGCTCTTCGAGACCCCCGAGTACTCGGTCACCTACCGCGGCGAGGCCTGA
- the folE gene encoding GTP cyclohydrolase I: protein MPAPGETPRIRPVDREKMAEGIRLFLEGCGVDLADPNVRETPGRVALAWADEFLDGYEKNAREVLGDFYEERKPAADEMVLVTHIDFQSMCPHHLLPYRGVAHVAYLPAGRIVGFSRLARLVDLFAHRLILQETLAREVAEAIRSELGSAGAAVLLEAEQTCMTVRGERRSQARAITEAFSGDFAERADLRERFVRRIGVAR from the coding sequence GTGCCTGCTCCTGGCGAGACCCCGCGGATCCGCCCCGTCGATCGGGAGAAGATGGCGGAGGGGATCCGCCTCTTCCTCGAAGGCTGCGGCGTCGATCTCGCCGATCCCAACGTCCGGGAGACGCCGGGCCGGGTGGCCCTGGCCTGGGCCGACGAATTCCTCGACGGCTACGAGAAGAACGCCCGGGAGGTCCTCGGCGACTTCTACGAGGAGCGCAAGCCCGCAGCCGACGAGATGGTCCTGGTGACCCACATCGATTTCCAGTCGATGTGCCCCCACCACCTGCTTCCCTACCGCGGCGTCGCCCACGTGGCCTACCTGCCCGCCGGCAGGATCGTGGGCTTCTCGCGCCTCGCCCGGCTGGTGGACCTCTTCGCCCACCGCCTCATCCTGCAGGAGACCCTCGCCCGCGAGGTGGCCGAGGCGATCCGCAGCGAGCTCGGCTCCGCCGGCGCTGCGGTGCTCCTCGAGGCGGAGCAGACCTGCATGACCGTCCGCGGCGAGCGGCGCTCGCAGGCCCGGGCGATCACCGAGGCCTTCAGCGGCGACTTCGCCGAGCGGGCCGATCTCCGCGAGCGCTTCGTCAGGCGGATCGGCGTGGCGCGCTGA
- a CDS encoding FAD-binding oxidoreductase, producing the protein MLADLTALLGARKVRGADPDDLAPFARDESHCGAFPPAAVVLAESRADVEATLRFASERRIPVTPCGARTGKAGGSLPIRGGIALSLERMDRIIAVEPGDGMMVVEPGVITGRVMEEAERVGLFYPPDPNSWESCTIGGNVAANAGGPRALKYGVTGDYVLGLEAVLADGEVIRTGRRTLKGVAGYDLTALLVGSEGTLAVVTEITLRLVPLPKAVRAALCIFPDATAAARAVAQVLAAGILPRTLELLDDQAIAAADSRGPFRFPLGAGAAILAETDGDDPESVMAALVRLGEIAVEAGALDVLVAQGESQRRELWATRRQVSLALKALYPRKVSEDIVVPRSKIPQAIERFKAIGREHGLQVATYGHAGDGNLHTNVLFREEEERPAVDACLEALMRETLALGGTITGEHGVGLAKRAFLPWEQGPVLIDLQRRLKATFDPLGILNPGKIFPEDR; encoded by the coding sequence ATGCTCGCCGATCTGACCGCATTGCTCGGCGCCCGCAAGGTGCGCGGCGCCGATCCCGACGACCTGGCCCCCTTCGCCAGGGACGAGTCCCATTGCGGCGCCTTCCCCCCTGCGGCGGTGGTCCTCGCCGAGTCGCGGGCCGACGTCGAGGCGACCTTGCGCTTCGCCAGCGAGCGGCGGATCCCCGTCACTCCCTGCGGCGCCCGCACCGGCAAGGCGGGCGGCTCGCTTCCCATCCGCGGCGGCATCGCGCTCTCGCTGGAGCGCATGGACCGGATCATCGCGGTAGAGCCCGGGGACGGCATGATGGTGGTCGAGCCCGGGGTGATCACCGGCAGGGTGATGGAGGAGGCCGAGCGGGTGGGGCTCTTCTACCCGCCCGACCCCAACTCCTGGGAGAGCTGCACCATCGGGGGCAACGTGGCCGCCAACGCCGGCGGGCCCCGCGCCCTCAAATACGGCGTCACCGGGGATTACGTGCTCGGCCTCGAGGCGGTCCTCGCAGATGGCGAGGTGATCCGCACCGGGCGCCGCACGCTCAAAGGAGTCGCGGGCTACGACCTCACCGCGCTCCTCGTCGGCAGCGAGGGGACGCTGGCGGTGGTCACCGAGATCACGCTGCGCCTCGTTCCGCTCCCGAAGGCGGTCCGCGCCGCGCTCTGCATCTTCCCCGACGCGACCGCGGCGGCGCGGGCGGTGGCACAGGTGCTCGCCGCCGGCATCCTGCCGCGGACCCTCGAGCTTCTCGACGATCAGGCGATCGCCGCTGCGGACAGCCGCGGCCCCTTCCGCTTTCCGCTCGGCGCCGGCGCGGCCATCCTCGCGGAGACCGACGGCGACGATCCCGAGAGCGTGATGGCGGCGCTGGTGCGCCTCGGCGAGATCGCGGTGGAGGCGGGCGCCCTCGACGTCCTCGTCGCGCAGGGGGAGAGCCAGCGGCGCGAGCTCTGGGCCACCCGCCGGCAGGTCTCGCTCGCGCTCAAGGCGCTCTATCCCCGCAAGGTGAGCGAGGACATCGTCGTGCCCCGCTCGAAGATCCCCCAGGCGATCGAGCGCTTCAAGGCGATCGGCCGGGAGCACGGTCTGCAGGTGGCAACTTACGGTCACGCCGGCGACGGCAACCTCCACACCAACGTGCTCTTCCGGGAGGAGGAGGAGCGGCCCGCCGTCGACGCCTGCCTCGAGGCGCTCATGCGCGAGACCCTCGCCCTCGGCGGCACGATCACCGGCGAGCACGGGGTGGGGCTGGCCAAGCGCGCCTTCCTCCCCTGGGAGCAGGGCCCGGTGCTCATCGATCTGCAGCGCCGGCTCAAGGCCACCTTCGACCCGCTGGGGATCCTCAACCCCGGCAAAATCTTCCCCGAAGATCGGTAG
- a CDS encoding sigma-70 family RNA polymerase sigma factor → MRIGRAREFEELQPYLRALPRYQPLGREEERELAIRCRKGDERAREELVKRNLPFVVAVAKRNLGRGARLDDLVQEGNIGLIRAVEKFDTGKGTRFSTYAIWWIRAYIQKYLKEVHSSVRGGEDGARRGLKDVSLDVAVDEDGDITALDRLPDDGPDPEIRFGDAETDSMVRERLERFRKRIGPLGWDIIEGRLGSDDPETLEQIGRRWGLSRERVRQVELQTRKFLQRALEDVEAEAAA, encoded by the coding sequence ATGAGGATCGGACGAGCCAGGGAATTCGAGGAGCTCCAGCCCTACCTTCGTGCGCTTCCGCGCTACCAGCCCCTGGGTCGGGAAGAGGAACGGGAGCTGGCCATCCGCTGCCGCAAGGGCGACGAGCGGGCCCGCGAGGAGCTGGTGAAGCGCAACCTTCCCTTCGTGGTGGCGGTGGCCAAGCGCAACCTCGGTCGCGGCGCCCGCCTCGACGACCTGGTGCAGGAGGGAAACATCGGCCTGATCCGCGCGGTGGAGAAGTTCGACACCGGCAAGGGCACCCGCTTCTCGACCTACGCCATCTGGTGGATCCGCGCCTACATCCAGAAGTACCTCAAGGAGGTCCACTCCTCGGTGCGCGGCGGCGAGGACGGCGCGCGCCGGGGCCTGAAGGACGTCTCTCTCGACGTGGCCGTGGACGAGGACGGCGACATCACCGCCCTCGATCGGCTGCCCGACGACGGCCCCGATCCGGAGATCCGCTTCGGCGACGCCGAGACCGACTCGATGGTCCGCGAGAGGCTGGAGCGCTTCCGCAAGCGGATCGGACCGCTGGGCTGGGACATCATCGAGGGTCGGCTCGGATCGGACGATCCCGAGACGCTGGAGCAGATCGGCCGCCGCTGGGGTCTCTCCCGCGAGCGCGTCCGCCAGGTCGAGCTCCAGACCCGCAAATTCCTCCAGCGGGCGCTGGAGGACGTGGAAGCGGAGGCCGCGGCGTAG
- a CDS encoding TetR/AcrR family transcriptional regulator: MSDAAPPFFVSESDPPARRRILEEALRLFATKGFAATSIRDIAAATGFTNPALYRHFAGKEQLALHLFEVCYGNLAGRLHYAVGAREFDDALSTFVRAFLVAAEEQPDAVSWVLENLQAFWPQLPAPRRPRSLVAVVRELLQRGVEAGRVRPELLPEVGAIVVLGTLGQLVRMWMLGGVSEPPTRYERSLVETLQRALA; the protein is encoded by the coding sequence ATGAGCGACGCGGCTCCCCCGTTCTTCGTCAGCGAAAGCGACCCGCCCGCCAGGCGCCGGATCCTCGAGGAGGCGTTGCGGCTCTTTGCGACGAAAGGCTTCGCGGCGACGTCCATCCGCGACATCGCGGCAGCGACCGGGTTCACCAACCCGGCCCTCTACCGCCATTTCGCCGGCAAGGAGCAGTTGGCGCTGCATCTCTTCGAGGTCTGCTACGGGAACCTTGCGGGCCGGCTCCACTACGCGGTCGGCGCGCGGGAGTTCGACGACGCCCTCTCGACCTTCGTCCGTGCCTTCCTCGTGGCGGCAGAGGAGCAGCCGGACGCCGTGAGCTGGGTGCTGGAAAACCTGCAGGCCTTCTGGCCGCAGCTGCCTGCACCACGTCGCCCGCGCAGCCTGGTGGCCGTGGTTCGGGAGTTGTTGCAACGCGGCGTCGAAGCTGGCCGGGTCCGCCCCGAGCTGCTCCCCGAGGTGGGGGCGATCGTGGTGCTCGGGACGTTGGGGCAGCTGGTTCGGATGTGGATGCTGGGGGGCGTGAGCGAGCCGCCGACCCGCTACGAACGGTCGTTGGTCGAGACGCTGCAGAGGGCGCTCGCTTGA
- a CDS encoding exodeoxyribonuclease III: MAAHHRIYSWNVNGIRAAVGKGFSSWLEGCDAEIVGLQEVRCPEEKMPAELQALAGWHGHVVAAERAGYSGVGLYARRAPDELITSLDDPDFDAEGRVQIARFGKLWLANVYFPNGSGKDRSNDRVPFKLAFYRALQVKLEPLFTGGEPVLVMGDWNTAPEAIDLARPKANEKTSGFLPEERDEVRRWIEQGWVDTFRHYEQGEGHYTWWSQRFGVREKNIGWRIDLVLASPGALPWVRGAAIHPEVKGSDHCPISVDLDPKLLGKALAEKRRARAG; this comes from the coding sequence ATGGCAGCGCACCACCGCATCTACAGCTGGAACGTCAACGGGATCCGCGCCGCCGTCGGCAAGGGTTTCTCCTCCTGGCTCGAGGGCTGCGACGCCGAGATCGTCGGCCTGCAGGAGGTCCGCTGCCCCGAGGAGAAGATGCCTGCGGAGCTGCAGGCCCTCGCCGGCTGGCACGGCCACGTGGTGGCAGCCGAGCGCGCCGGCTACAGCGGCGTGGGGCTCTACGCCAGGCGGGCGCCGGACGAGCTGATCACCTCGCTCGACGATCCCGACTTCGACGCCGAGGGGCGCGTGCAGATCGCGCGCTTCGGCAAGCTCTGGCTCGCCAACGTCTACTTCCCCAACGGCAGCGGCAAGGATCGTTCGAACGATCGGGTGCCCTTCAAGCTCGCCTTCTACCGGGCGCTGCAGGTGAAGCTCGAGCCGCTCTTCACCGGCGGCGAGCCGGTGCTGGTGATGGGCGACTGGAACACCGCGCCCGAGGCGATCGATCTGGCGCGGCCCAAGGCCAACGAGAAGACCAGCGGCTTCCTCCCCGAGGAGCGCGACGAGGTCCGCCGCTGGATCGAGCAGGGTTGGGTCGACACCTTCCGCCACTACGAGCAGGGCGAAGGCCACTACACGTGGTGGAGCCAGCGCTTCGGCGTGCGCGAGAAGAACATCGGCTGGCGGATCGATCTGGTGCTGGCTTCGCCCGGCGCCCTGCCCTGGGTGCGCGGCGCTGCGATCCACCCCGAGGTGAAGGGCTCGGATCATTGCCCGATCAGCGTGGACCTCGATCCGAAGCTGCTCGGGAAGGCCCTGGCAGAGAAGCGGCGCGCCCGCGCAGGCTGA
- the tyrS gene encoding tyrosine--tRNA ligase: METLLQQATPEEQLREVTRGCVDLVTEAELLKRLQESYEKGVPLRVKAGFDPTAPDLHLGHTLLIQRMARFQRLGHTAIFLIGDFTGRIGDPTGKSAARPPLSTEQVLANAETYKQQVFKILDPEKTEVRFNNEWFGRMSAADMISLAAKYPVARMLERDDFSKRFKEGRSIAIHEFLYPLAQGYDSVALKSDVELGGTDQLFNLLVGRDLQRDYGVRPQVVMTGPILEGIDARWDAEKGKIVGDKMSKSLGNYVGVVEAPQEQFGKLMSVSDELMWRYYELLSDRSIAEIESLKAGHPKTAKVALAKEIVARFHGAAAADEAEAHFEQVIVRKERPEEIEEKSVALPAGEEAMPLAGLLADTGLAGSRGEARRLVAQGGVSINGERASDPQASLGAGDYEIKVGKRRFLRVHLVRG, from the coding sequence ATGGAAACGCTGCTCCAGCAGGCAACGCCCGAGGAGCAGCTGCGGGAGGTCACCCGCGGCTGCGTCGATCTGGTCACCGAGGCAGAGCTCCTCAAGCGACTCCAGGAGTCGTACGAGAAGGGCGTGCCGCTCCGGGTGAAGGCGGGCTTCGACCCCACCGCGCCGGATCTGCACCTCGGCCACACGCTGCTCATCCAGCGCATGGCCCGCTTCCAGCGCCTCGGGCACACGGCGATCTTCCTCATCGGCGACTTCACCGGCCGCATCGGCGATCCCACCGGCAAGAGCGCCGCGCGCCCGCCCCTCTCCACCGAGCAGGTGCTGGCCAACGCCGAGACCTACAAGCAGCAGGTCTTCAAGATCCTCGATCCCGAGAAGACCGAGGTCCGCTTCAACAACGAGTGGTTCGGCAGGATGAGCGCCGCCGACATGATCTCGCTGGCGGCCAAATACCCGGTGGCCCGGATGCTGGAGCGCGACGATTTCTCGAAGCGCTTCAAGGAGGGCCGCTCGATCGCCATCCACGAGTTCCTCTACCCGCTGGCGCAGGGCTACGACTCGGTGGCGCTGAAGAGCGACGTGGAGCTCGGCGGCACCGACCAGCTCTTCAACCTGCTCGTGGGCCGCGATCTGCAGCGCGACTACGGCGTGCGGCCGCAGGTGGTGATGACCGGCCCGATCCTCGAGGGCATCGACGCCCGCTGGGATGCGGAGAAGGGCAAGATCGTCGGCGACAAGATGTCCAAGTCGCTGGGAAACTACGTCGGTGTGGTCGAGGCGCCACAGGAGCAGTTCGGCAAGTTGATGTCGGTGAGCGACGAGCTCATGTGGCGCTACTACGAGCTCCTCTCCGATCGCTCCATCGCCGAGATCGAGTCGCTCAAGGCCGGGCATCCGAAGACGGCGAAGGTGGCGCTGGCGAAGGAGATCGTCGCCCGCTTCCACGGCGCTGCTGCTGCGGACGAGGCCGAGGCGCACTTCGAGCAGGTGATCGTGCGCAAGGAGCGGCCGGAGGAGATCGAGGAGAAGTCGGTCGCGCTGCCCGCAGGCGAGGAGGCGATGCCGCTGGCGGGGTTGCTCGCCGACACGGGGCTTGCCGGTTCGCGCGGCGAGGCGCGGCGGCTGGTGGCGCAGGGCGGCGTGTCGATCAACGGCGAGCGCGCCTCCGATCCGCAGGCGTCGCTCGGCGCCGGCGACTACGAGATCAAGGTGGGCAAGCGGCGCTTCCTCCGCGTGCACCTGGTCCGCGGCTGA
- a CDS encoding 5-formyltetrahydrofolate cyclo-ligase — MSDPRSAKQPLRQQLLAWRRGLSPDVLHEASRAIAGGIGGLPEVRAARVVALYQALRNEIEMEPLWRELVLAGKQVLFPRIHPGTRQLAFALVDDPAELEVGALGVRQPPASRDVPLGSIDLIVVPALAFDAEGRRLGRGGGYYDATLAAHPAALRVGPCLEAALLDEVPAEVHDEAVDVVVTEARVLRPSRHRR; from the coding sequence ATGAGCGATCCCCGCAGCGCCAAACAGCCCCTGCGCCAGCAGCTCCTCGCCTGGCGGCGGGGCCTCTCCCCCGACGTGCTCCACGAGGCGTCCCGCGCCATCGCGGGTGGCATCGGCGGGCTCCCCGAGGTCCGGGCTGCCCGGGTGGTGGCGCTCTACCAGGCGCTGCGCAACGAGATCGAAATGGAGCCGCTCTGGCGCGAGCTGGTGCTGGCGGGCAAGCAGGTGCTCTTCCCCAGGATCCACCCCGGCACCCGGCAGCTCGCCTTCGCCCTGGTGGACGATCCGGCGGAACTGGAGGTCGGTGCGCTGGGCGTGCGGCAGCCGCCGGCGTCGCGGGACGTTCCCCTGGGCTCGATCGATCTCATCGTGGTGCCCGCCCTCGCCTTCGACGCCGAGGGGCGGCGCCTCGGCCGCGGCGGCGGCTACTACGACGCCACCCTCGCCGCCCACCCGGCGGCGCTGCGGGTGGGGCCCTGCCTCGAGGCGGCCCTCCTCGACGAGGTACCCGCCGAGGTCCACGACGAGGCGGTGGACGTGGTGGTCACCGAGGCCCGGGTGCTCCGGCCGTCCCGCCACCGGCGCTGA